One Mycolicibacterium parafortuitum DNA segment encodes these proteins:
- a CDS encoding bifunctional FO biosynthesis protein CofGH, with translation MALNTQRGADLPSPVVPPKPAAPSAAAMRRVLRRARDGVALNVDEAAIAMTARGDDLTDLCASAARVRDAGLEAAGRRGPSGRLPVSYSRKVFIPVTHLCRDTCHYCTFVTVPGRLRAEGKGMFMEPDEILDVARRGAELGCKEALFTLGDRPEARWDEARQWLDERGYDSTLDYVRAMAIRVLEETGLLPHLNPGVMSWSELSRLKPVAPSMGMMLETTSRRLFETKGEAHYGSPDKDPEVRLRTLDDAGRLSIPFTTGLLVGIGETLAERAETVHAIRRSHKEFGHVQEVIVQNFRAKDHTAMASTPDAGLEDFLATIAVTRLVMGPKVRIQAPPNLVSREECLALIGAGVDDWGGVSPLTPDHVNPERPWPALDELAAVTAEAGYDLVQRLTAQPQYVTAGAAWIDPRVMGHVAALADPDTGLARDVNPVGRPWQEPDEATESLGRTDLHAAIDTEGRRTETRSDLGSAFGDWESIRAKVEELAARAPERIDTDVLAALRSAERDPAGCSDDEYLALATADGPALEAVTALADSLRRDVVGEDVTFVVNRNINFTNICYTGCRFCAFAQRKGDADAYSLSTDEVADRAWEAHVAGATEVCMQGGIDPELPVTGYADLVRAVKKRVPSMHVHAFSPMEIANGVTRSGTSIREWLTALREAGLDTIPGTAAEILDDEVRWVLTKGKLPTSMWIEVVTTAHEVGLRSSSTMMYGHVDTPRHWVGHLNVLRGIQDRTGGFTEFVPLPFVHQSSPLYLAGGARPGPTHRDNRAVHALARIMLHGRISNIQTSWVKLGTERTQVMLNGGANDLGGTLMEETISRMAGSENGSAKTVAELVAIAEGIGRPARQRSTDYTPLAA, from the coding sequence GTGGCTCTGAACACCCAACGCGGCGCTGACCTGCCCAGCCCGGTCGTTCCCCCGAAGCCTGCCGCGCCCAGCGCGGCCGCGATGCGTCGCGTGCTGCGGCGAGCGCGCGACGGGGTGGCCCTCAACGTCGACGAGGCCGCGATCGCGATGACCGCGCGCGGCGACGACCTCACCGATCTGTGCGCCTCTGCGGCACGCGTTCGCGACGCGGGCCTGGAGGCGGCCGGTCGCCGCGGCCCCTCGGGCCGGCTGCCGGTCAGTTATTCGCGCAAGGTCTTCATCCCGGTCACCCATCTGTGCCGTGACACGTGCCACTACTGCACGTTCGTCACCGTGCCCGGCCGGTTGCGGGCCGAGGGCAAGGGCATGTTCATGGAGCCCGACGAGATCCTCGACGTGGCCCGCCGTGGCGCCGAATTGGGCTGTAAGGAAGCGTTGTTCACCCTCGGTGACCGGCCCGAGGCCCGGTGGGATGAAGCCAGGCAGTGGCTCGACGAACGCGGCTACGACTCGACGCTGGACTACGTGCGGGCGATGGCGATCCGCGTGCTCGAAGAGACCGGGCTGCTGCCGCACCTGAACCCGGGCGTCATGTCGTGGTCGGAGCTGTCCCGGCTCAAGCCGGTCGCTCCGTCGATGGGCATGATGCTGGAGACCACGTCGCGCCGGTTGTTCGAGACCAAGGGGGAGGCGCACTACGGCAGCCCCGACAAGGACCCCGAGGTGCGGCTGCGCACACTGGACGACGCCGGCCGGCTGTCGATTCCGTTCACCACCGGGCTGCTCGTCGGCATCGGTGAGACGCTGGCCGAGCGGGCCGAGACCGTGCACGCGATCCGCCGCTCGCACAAGGAGTTCGGCCACGTCCAGGAAGTCATCGTGCAGAACTTCCGGGCCAAGGACCATACGGCGATGGCATCGACGCCCGATGCCGGGCTGGAGGACTTCCTCGCCACGATCGCGGTGACGCGGTTGGTGATGGGGCCCAAGGTGCGCATCCAGGCGCCGCCGAACCTCGTCTCGCGGGAGGAGTGCCTGGCGCTGATCGGTGCCGGCGTGGACGACTGGGGTGGGGTCTCCCCGCTGACCCCCGACCACGTCAACCCGGAACGGCCGTGGCCCGCCCTCGACGAATTGGCCGCGGTGACCGCCGAGGCCGGCTACGACCTGGTGCAGCGGCTGACCGCGCAACCGCAGTACGTGACCGCCGGTGCGGCGTGGATCGACCCGCGGGTGATGGGACATGTGGCGGCGCTGGCCGATCCGGACACCGGGCTCGCGCGGGACGTGAACCCGGTCGGGCGCCCGTGGCAGGAACCCGACGAGGCCACCGAGTCGCTGGGCCGCACCGATCTGCATGCGGCGATCGACACTGAGGGCAGGCGCACCGAGACCCGGTCGGACCTGGGGTCGGCGTTCGGGGACTGGGAGTCGATCCGGGCCAAGGTCGAAGAACTCGCCGCGCGGGCACCCGAACGCATCGACACCGATGTGCTGGCCGCGTTGCGCTCCGCCGAGCGTGACCCGGCCGGATGCTCGGACGACGAGTACCTGGCGTTGGCCACCGCCGACGGTCCGGCGCTGGAAGCCGTTACCGCGCTGGCGGATTCGCTGCGCCGTGACGTCGTCGGCGAGGACGTCACGTTCGTCGTCAACCGCAACATCAACTTCACCAACATCTGCTACACCGGCTGCCGGTTCTGCGCGTTCGCGCAGCGCAAGGGAGACGCCGACGCCTACTCGCTGTCGACCGACGAGGTGGCCGACCGGGCCTGGGAGGCACACGTCGCCGGGGCCACCGAGGTGTGCATGCAAGGCGGCATCGACCCCGAGTTGCCGGTCACCGGTTACGCCGATCTGGTGCGGGCGGTCAAGAAGCGGGTGCCGTCGATGCACGTGCACGCCTTCTCGCCGATGGAGATCGCCAACGGCGTCACCCGCAGCGGCACCTCGATCCGCGAATGGCTGACCGCGCTGCGCGAGGCCGGCCTGGACACCATCCCCGGCACGGCCGCCGAGATCCTCGACGACGAGGTGCGCTGGGTGCTGACCAAGGGCAAGCTGCCGACATCGATGTGGATCGAGGTCGTCACCACCGCACACGAGGTGGGGCTGCGGTCGAGCTCGACCATGATGTACGGCCACGTCGACACGCCACGGCACTGGGTGGGGCACCTGAACGTGCTGCGCGGCATCCAGGACCGTACCGGCGGATTCACCGAGTTCGTGCCGCTGCCGTTCGTGCATCAGTCCAGCCCGCTGTATCTGGCCGGCGGCGCGCGTCCGGGACCGACGCACCGCGACAACCGCGCGGTGCACGCACTGGCCCGGATCATGTTGCACGGCAGGATCTCCAACATTCAGACCAGTTGGGTCAAGCTCGGCACCGAGCGCACCCAGGTGATGCTCAACGGCGGTGCCAACGACCTCGGCGGCACGCTGATGGAGGAAACCATCTCCCGGATGGCCGGTTCGGAGAACGGCTCGGCCAAGACCGTCGCGGAGTTGGTCGCGATCGCCGAGGGCATCGGCCGCCCGGCCCGGCAGCGCTCGACGGACTACACCCCCCTGGCTGCGTAG
- a CDS encoding fumarylacetoacetate hydrolase family protein, translating into MKLRRVLTDDGLQVEVLQQDGSWAGAPEATSLVGATFNSDWEVAVAQHHWDVSGQCLPFQPVSFRDFMLYERRAVDAARGLVARFMPAAAPVARAFEKVSGRTFPAFRPKPLFYRQPIYYMSNHLSFVPSGTPMEFPSYTAALDYELELGFVLKSPLFNATPQEALEAIGAFVVVNDFSARDVQRAEMVTGLGPQKAKHFASSMSAVAVTADEILPRVESLTGSVSINGTTVGTVSSAGPQWSIGEVLAHASRDERLYPGELFATGTLPGGSGMETGHWLRPGDRLVLTIDQIGEVSHQIAA; encoded by the coding sequence ATGAAACTGCGACGGGTCCTCACCGACGACGGGCTGCAGGTCGAGGTGCTGCAGCAGGATGGGTCCTGGGCTGGGGCGCCCGAGGCCACCTCGCTGGTCGGCGCGACCTTCAACAGTGACTGGGAAGTCGCTGTCGCGCAACATCACTGGGACGTCTCCGGTCAGTGCCTGCCGTTCCAGCCGGTGTCGTTCCGCGATTTCATGCTCTATGAGAGACGCGCCGTCGACGCGGCGCGTGGACTGGTGGCGCGGTTCATGCCGGCGGCGGCCCCGGTCGCGCGGGCGTTCGAAAAGGTGTCCGGCCGGACGTTCCCCGCGTTCAGGCCCAAGCCGTTGTTCTACCGCCAGCCCATCTATTACATGTCCAACCACCTGAGCTTCGTGCCGAGTGGGACGCCGATGGAGTTCCCGTCGTACACGGCGGCGCTGGACTACGAGCTGGAACTCGGATTCGTGCTCAAGTCACCGCTGTTCAACGCGACGCCACAGGAAGCGCTCGAGGCGATCGGGGCCTTCGTCGTGGTCAACGATTTCAGCGCCCGCGACGTCCAGCGCGCCGAGATGGTCACCGGACTCGGTCCGCAGAAGGCCAAGCACTTCGCGTCGTCCATGTCGGCGGTCGCGGTCACGGCCGACGAGATACTGCCGCGGGTCGAGAGCCTGACCGGCTCGGTCTCGATCAACGGGACCACCGTCGGCACCGTGTCCAGCGCCGGTCCGCAGTGGTCGATCGGCGAGGTGCTCGCACACGCCTCCCGCGACGAGAGGCTCTATCCCGGTGAGCTTTTCGCCACCGGCACCCTGCCCGGCGGCAGCGGTATGGAGACCGGGCACTGGTTGCGTCCCGGTGACCGTCTGGTGCTGACCATCGACCAGATCGGCGAGGTCAGCCACCAGATCGCGGCCTGA
- a CDS encoding YceI family protein, translated as MTTATTALPTGTWALDPIHSSVNFWVRHLMVSKVRGTFDEFSGAITVAEDGTPSVRAEIAVGSVNTRNEQRDAHLKNADFFDVENHPTATFVSTAVRRDGDNYILDGDFTLKGVTKPISLALEFNGVNPGMGHGEVAGFDASVVLNRKDFGIDFDAPLETGGTVVGDKVTITLEIEALKQA; from the coding sequence ATGACCACCGCCACCACCGCACTGCCCACCGGAACCTGGGCGCTCGACCCCATCCACTCCTCGGTCAACTTCTGGGTGCGCCACCTCATGGTGAGCAAGGTCCGGGGCACCTTCGACGAGTTCTCCGGCGCGATCACCGTCGCCGAGGACGGCACCCCGTCGGTCCGCGCCGAGATCGCCGTCGGCTCGGTCAACACGCGCAACGAGCAGCGCGACGCGCACCTCAAGAACGCGGACTTCTTCGACGTCGAGAACCACCCGACCGCGACGTTCGTCTCCACCGCGGTGCGCCGGGACGGCGACAACTACATCCTCGACGGCGACTTCACCCTCAAGGGCGTCACCAAGCCGATCTCGCTGGCGCTGGAGTTCAACGGCGTCAACCCCGGTATGGGCCATGGCGAGGTCGCCGGCTTCGACGCCTCGGTCGTGTTGAACCGCAAAGACTTCGGGATCGACTTCGACGCGCCGCTGGAGACCGGCGGCACGGTCGTCGGCGACAAGGTCACCATCACCCTCGAGATCGAGGCGCTCAAGCAGGCGTAA
- the fdxA gene encoding ferredoxin — MTYVIAEPCVDVKDKACIEECPVDCIYEGARMLYIHPDECVDCGACEPVCPVEAIYYEDDVPDQWSSYTQANADFFTELGSPGGASKVGQTDNDPQAVKDLPPQGED; from the coding sequence GTGACGTACGTCATTGCCGAGCCCTGCGTCGACGTCAAAGACAAGGCGTGCATCGAAGAATGCCCGGTCGACTGCATCTATGAGGGCGCTCGCATGCTGTACATCCACCCGGATGAGTGCGTGGACTGCGGTGCCTGCGAGCCGGTGTGCCCGGTGGAGGCCATCTACTACGAGGACGATGTCCCGGATCAGTGGAGCAGCTACACCCAGGCCAACGCGGACTTCTTCACCGAGCTCGGATCGCCCGGCGGTGCGTCCAAGGTGGGGCAGACCGACAACGATCCGCAGGCCGTCAAGGACTTGCCGCCCCAGGGTGAGGACTGA